A genomic region of Cyprinus carpio isolate SPL01 chromosome B11, ASM1834038v1, whole genome shotgun sequence contains the following coding sequences:
- the LOC109088034 gene encoding death-inducer obliterator 1-like isoform X3 yields the protein MLIKPTSVLGEVKDQKDQGDVSEDKVEDPDKSAKPSREFKKTWGFRRTTIAKREIPGEMAAETPEGKGAPVRRSGRQAKRTDKLEEFLVTVKRGRGTGRRSCPSRLEGGDPPSQTPTDAETASEASFDGNADAKIEEQKVASPEKKKRGRGRIRRAVKPKAGSVSDDGSSENEEKATGEVTTETPENVETAGSAGDGKDVEAKEEQVKDVVMKDEEGEEDCDENKEQTSNESVNRRPTRAVREDPKRDAKPKVGVKLRNEKKEEDDNDDDDEESSSSESDSDGYDPNALYCICRQKHNKRFMICCDRCEEWFHGDCVGISEARGRLMERNGEDYVCPNCYTQKGQFSKTGSSTAAAENGKRPVAGLRKSESGLATPSSTVAATTEEKVSDDLGIKGRIEKATNPSGKKKIKIFQPVSAVEGSSLPKCIGPGCERDALPDSVYCGNDCILKHAAAAMKTITTDGKDSKQKEKGRPKAQKKTTNKTPNKSRSGMERRSSNQGDKEESESGTEEDDDDDEDDKHAEEHPPPPAMSSWSSDHNYIAVTPEKTSPISASVLNKTSAAQKDKEKEDNEEVKPEKEMVSADKKPPASNVAPKGGKKSPGSKGTKAAAPTTSPLPKSKTSAATLSSGRELRKQPIPIQAKPKKPGPPIPPIPVLSPLGPPGSRHHPSGALRVGKSTFTIPKKQPQAGQKDSIEPGPSPKSRTPSSPVSSTQHSAPKPTQPTAPAASSQPPPNNQMRSNIRRSLTDILYKRVSDGDDLSMSESEVGRLAVSIEKEMFNLYMNTDNKYKNKYRSLMFNLKDPKNKGLFYRVVGGEISPFRLVRLSPEELLSKEMSDWRKSEISESLDVSGRSQSGQSKSGSRQEGALTDVDMEEAPPPMSDGDVCMPATSQSSHLASAADSQEDTWPTSAPQASVSTGKGSSMPDIFSSMLKDTTAEHRAHLFDLNCKICTGQKLADDEPPSKKNKMSVPKKPEQSFKPKSEPRPSKSPADLPQVSSLSGLETPMSDSTSVVEDPSSVFPVVHASVPAVVPAVSSVTITRRDPRTAGHRSSVPQIVPDAVVPANIPISVEPVVVEAKGPLPMPPPAPVSIPRPVIPKPSSYGSGTASVSQPPPEGETALFLSGQEMMWKGFINMHSVAKFVTKAYLVSGSFEHIKEDLPDTIHIGGRISPHTVWDYVGKLKTSLSKELSLIRFHPATEEEEVAYVSLFSYFSSRKRFGVVANSNKRIKDLYLIPLSSKDPLPAKLLPFDGPGLEPARPNLLLGLLICQKDKKRPGAPLENEEKRSKTLRDDETGLPKPSTTSKSEIKQDKVLRSSLEAIRTTPPGTPPPLSASESSSSVSTVFSILSSVKAPGVSTTTGSNSPSSNVSAASTGSSTPLQTILKTLFGKKKQDSDVSLSPSDQSAVDVSVPSVSLLDPIVQQFAITKGREVQVQDDRPYDPEEEYDPAVGYSTENTHDTTKVTAAVKQAEVNSVVEDVAYDPEDDSLFDDVDPSAKKLTEHQKVLEEKQTDEQRHEDPVHQQIPETLISQPVTSLLANSQLLQLGKRVEELVVKSSAAPIINQRRDPRQSRDPRQAAACRRQTSDSTEGEEESPLTTGKLSPQQSTVTETSPTQACTVADSQTAQLDTTEDTSVAEPSATTDMPLLQVTATLDSVQPAIQQPETSKSEEAGESEEESKTEEVPFLDTKSTEVSIPLLGEKIDPELVESYMEKELEEEPKTKDEPIESEIKSFEEVWPNSASILKADKVSSIGQAVLKADQVLSIGKPIETTATTYYNISTISTSSTSLHSGVPPDGIQDNSSYMDSHSSHIQHIPTTNPANIPPPMSFPPPIGPPPVLGPPPIQGPPMTVPPPMHLPPPMSGPLPIQIPPIQGPPPHLGDSDHSQYQPPGSYTPFQNQWGSSSQFDAAPRGPPPPNFTPRGLPLFQPMGQRGPPPQIFDNSMNSMPPQHIGPRGPPAGPLPPGPPPSFDAQRFNGPPPPFNFSAPRGPPLPFPGPPPNHFDNRAPPPSHFPGQRGPPPLHNIGDHGPPSNMSRGPGDQFEDGGNSYHQGLEKPQIPSQGPPFRGPPPNHFDGRRGPPGPSGDMSGQRFPPPNQFRGSPQHRGSFEESRGTSPQDFERHRGPSVQQFGGPRGLPPGHYDKEPVSQPARFNYNDDNPGDVRDVRPVRGPLLPTPPEGPIPIQGRIGGHSPDTHRDDHWRRHSPEMRRRSCSSRDSSEPHNRSSRFDGGLRDRDASSRLSEERQRDLSEDRRRDRDREGGHGGRSWGWNREHEYDRGRERDRERDRERDRSRERDRGRGRSKEREREHSRERDRSRGRESDRYRDGDGDKRSDRDRDRDRGRERDQDRKDHDRDRAKNRDRERDRDRDRDNRDRRRERSRSRERERGKDRDRRDRDRERDKDRGKEKERDRRDRSRSKEKKDDKKERSDSSRAKSTESENPS from the exons ATGCTAATAA AACCAACATCGGTCTTAGGAGAAGTCAAAGATCAAAAAGACCAAGGTGATGTTAGTGAAGACAAAGTAGAGGACCCTGACAAATCTGCAAAACCCTCACGTGAGTTTAAGAAGACTTGGGGCTTTCGTCGGACCACCATTGCTAAAAGGGAAATCCCTGGAGAAATGGCAGCGGAGACCCCAGAGGGCAAGGGTGCTCCAGTGCGTCGCAGCGGCCGACAGGCGAAACGCACAGACAAACTGGAAGAGTTTCTGGTCACTGTGAAGCGAGGAAGAGGAACGGGCAGGAGAAGTTGTCCCTCACGACTTGAGGGAGGAGATCCTCCATCCCAGACCCCAACCGATGCTGAAACGGCCTCCGAAGCCAGCTTTGATGGAAATGCAGATGCTAAAATAGAGGAACAGAAAGTGGCCTcaccagagaaaaagaaaaggggtCGAGGAAGGATAAGGAGGGCAGTGAAGCCTAAAGCTGGCTCGGTGAGTGACGATGGCAGCTCTGAAAACGAAGAAAAGGCCACCGGTGAGGTAACGACAGAGACGCCAGAAAATGTTGAGACTGCGGGTAGTGCTGGAGATGGAAAGGATGTGGAAGCAAAAGAAGAACAAGTGAAGGATGTGGTGATGAAAGACGAGGAAGGTGAGGAGGACTGTGATGAGAACAAAGAGCAGACCTCAAACGAGTCCGTAAATAGACGTCCTACCAGAGCAGTCCGTGAAGACCCCAAAAGAGACGCTAAACCCAAAGTAGGAGTGAAGCTCCGCAACGAGAAGAAAGAAGAGGAcgacaatgatgatgatgatgaagagtcTTCGTCCAGTGAATCTGACAGTGATGGTTATGACCCTAATGCACTTTACTGCATCTGCAGgcagaaacacaacaaaag GTTTATGATCTGCTGTGATCGCTGTGAGGAGTGGTTTCATGGCGACTGCGTTGGCATCTCTGAGGCACGTGGCCGACTGATGGAGAGAAATGGAGAGGATTATGTCTGTCCAAACTGCTACACACAGAAGGGACAGTTTTCCAAGACTGGTTCTTCCACAGCAGCTGCAGAGAATGGCAAACGGCCTGTAGCTGGCCTTCGTAAAAGTGAGAGCGGTCTTGCTACACCATCTAGCACTGTTGCAGCCACCACAGAGGAGAAAGTTTCTGATGACCTGGGCATCAAGGGCAGGATCGAGAAGGCTACCAATCCTAGtgggaaaaagaaaataaagattttccAGCCG GTGTCTGCAGTTGAGGGATCTTCCCTCCCAAAGTGCATTGGCCCTGGCTGTGAGAGAGATGCGCTCCCTGACTCCGTCTACTGTGGGAACGACTGCATACTCAAACATGCTGCTGCCGCCATGAAGACCATCACCACAGATGGAAAAGACTCCAAACAGAAAGAGAAGGGCAGGCCCAAAGCACAGAAAAAGACCACAAATAAAACCCCAAATAAG AGCAGGTCAGGCATGGAAAGGAGGTCATCTAACCAAGGGGATAAAGAGGAGTCAGAGTCTGGGACTGAGGaagacgatgatgatgatgaagacgaCAAGCATGCAGAGGAGCATCCACCGCCACCAGCCATGTCATCCTGGTCCAGTGACCATAATTACATTGCAGTAACGCCTGAAAAGACTTCACCCATATCAGCATCTGTTTTAAACAAAACGT CAGCTGCccaaaaagataaagaaaaggaGGACAATGAAGAAGTCAAGCCAGAGAAGGAAATGGTTTCCGCTGACAAGAAACCACCTGCTTCAAATGTTGCTCCCAAAGGTGGGAAGAAGTCTCCTGGCTCCAAGGGGACAAAGGCAGCTGCTCCCACAACCTCGCCTCTTCCCAAAAGCAAAACAAGTGCAGCAACTTTGAGCAGTGGAAGAGAGTTAAGAAAACAGCCTATACCCATACAAGCCAAACCAAAAAAGCCAGGACCTCCCATACCACCAATTCCGGTTTTATCACCTTTAGGCCCCCCGGGATCTCGCCACCATCCGTCTGGAGCTCTCCGTGTGGGCAAGAGCACCTTTACTATTCCAAAAAAGCAGCCACAGGCGGGGCAAAAGGACTCTATAGAGCCTGGTCCGTCTCCAAAGTCTAGAACCCCATCGTCACCAGTGTCATCCACCCAGCACTCCGCACCTAAACCAACCCAACCCACTGCACCTGCTGCTTCTTCACAGCCACCACCCAACAACCAGATGAGATCCAACATCAGACGGTCACTGACTGATATCCTATATAAAAG GGTCAGTGACGGTGATGATCTTTCCATGTCTGAGAGTGAAGTGGGAAGGTTGGCTGTCAGCATTGAGAAGGAGATGTTTAACCTTTATATGAACACTGATAACAAATACAAGAACAAGTACAGGTCCCTTATGTTCAATCTAAAGGACCCCAAAAACAAG GGCCTTTTCTATCGTGTGGTTGGTGGCGAGATCAGTCCTTTCAGATTGGTGAGACTGAGTCCAGAAGAACTTCTTTCCAAGGAGATGTCAGACTGGAGAAAATCAGAGATCTCTGAG AGTCTGGATGTGAGTGGGAGATCCCAGTCAGGACAGTCCAAAAGTGGTTCCAGACAGGAGGGTGCTCTCACAGATGTGGACATGGAGGAGGCCCCTCCTCCTATGTCTGATGGAGATGTATGTATGCCTGCCACTTCCCAATCTTCCCACTTGGCTTCTGCTGCT GACTCCCAGGAGGACACGTGGCCTACTTCTGCACCACAAGCCTCAGTCTCTACTGGCAAAGGCAGTTCAATGCCAGATATCTTCAGTAGTATGCTAAAAGACACCACAGCAGAGCACAGGGCTCATCTCTTTGACCTTAACTGCAAGATCTGTACAG GCCAGAAGTTGGCAGATGATGAGCCaccatctaaaaaaaacaaaatgtctgtGCCTAAAAAGCCAGAGCAATCTTTTAAGCCTAAATCAGAGCCAAGACCATCCAAATCCCCTGCTGATCTCCCTCAGGTTTCCTCTCTTTCTGGTCTTGAGACGCCCATGTCTGATTCTACATCTGTGGTGGAAGATCCAAGCAGTGTATTTCCTGTGGTTCATGCCTCAGTTCCTGCTGTTGTACCTGCAGTCTCTTCCGTTACAATAACTCGGAGGGATCCTCGTACTGCTGGTCACCGCTCATCTGTACCTCAGATAGTTCCTGATGCCGTTGTGCCAGCAAATATTCCTATCTCTGTTGAACCTGTGGTTGTAGAAGCAAAGGGACCTTTGCCTATGCCCCCTCCTGCCCCAGTGTCTATACCCAGACCTGTGATCCCGAAACCATCCTCTTATGGGTCCGGTACTGCCAG tgtgtcACAGCCCCCTCCTGAGGGTGAAACCGCTTTGTTCTTGTCTGGACAAGAGATGATGTGGAAAGGATTCATAAACATGCACTCTGTTGCCAAGTTTGTCACAAAAGCCTACTTGGTGTCAGGATCATTTGAACATATTAAGGAG GACTTGCCTGACACTATTCATATTGGTGGTAGAATATCACCACACACTGTATGGGATTATGTGGGAAAGCTGAAAACTTCACTTTCAAAA GAACTCAGTCTCATTCGTTTCCATCCAGCAACTGAAGAGGAGGAGGTGGCGTATGTGTCTCTGTTTTCTTATTTCAGTAGCCGTAAACGGTTTGGAGTTGTGGCAAACAGTAACAAGCGCATTAAAGACCTTTACCTCATCCCTCTGAGCTCAAAAGACCCACTTCCTGCGAAACTTCTGCCATTTGATGGACCAG gGCTAGAACCAGCTCGTCCAAATCTCCTTCTGGGGTTGTTAATTTGCCAGAAGGACAAGAAGCGTCCTGGAGCCCCTCTAGAGAATGAGGAAAAACGATCTAAGACTCTAAGAGACGATGAGACAGGCCTACCAAAACCATCCACTACtagtaaatctgaaataaaacaggaCAAAGTTCTTCGATCTAGTCTGGAAGCCATAAGGACAACTCCCCCAGGCACCCCTCCACCCCTCAGTGCCTCCGAGTCTTCAAGTTCTGTCTCAACTGTGTTTTCAATACTGTCCTCTGTGAAAGCACCTGGTGTCAGCACTACCACAGGCAGTAATTCTCCATCCTCCAATGTCTCAGCAGCATCTACGGGTTCTTCCACACCACTTCAAACTATCCTGAAAACACTTTTTGGCAAGAAGAAGCAAGATTCCGATGTCTCATTATCACCTTCAGATCAAAGTGCTGTCGACGTCTCTGTGCCTTCTGTATCCCTGTTAGATCCAATTGTACAGCAGTTTGCAATAACCAAGGGTAGAGAGGTACAAGTACAGGATGATAGACCATATGATCCTGAGGAAGAATATGACCCAGCTGTTGGCTATAGTACAGAAAATACCCATGATACAACAAAAGTAACTGCTGCAGTAAAGCAAGCAGAGGTCAACTCCGTGGTGGAAGATGTAGCTTATGACCCTGAGGATGACTCCCTTTTTGATGATGTTGATCCAAGTGCTAAGAAATTAACTGAGCATCAAAAGGTGcttgaagaaaaacagacagatgaaCAGAGGCACGAGGACCCAGTTCATCAACAAATACCAGAGACTTTGATTTCACAGCCTGTTACATCTCTGTTGGCTAACAGTCAACTGCTGCAGCTTGGTAAAAGGGTTGAAGAGTTGGTGGTAAAGAGTTCAGCTGCTCCAATTATTAACCAGAGAAGAGACCCAAGGCAGAGTAGAGACCCTAGACAGGCAGCTGCATGTAGAAGACAGACGTCTGATTCCACAGAAGGAGAGGAAGAATCTCCTCTTACTACAGGCAAACTATCTCCTCAACAAAGTACAGTGACTGAGACATCACCAACACAAGCATGCACAGTTGCAGACTCACAAACTGCACAGTTAGACACTACTGAGGATACATCAGTAGCAGAACCTTCTGCAACCACAGATATGCCCCTATTGCAAGTTACTGCCACCTTAGATTCAGTGCAGCCTGCCATCCAGCAGCCAGAAACATCCAAATCTGAAGAGGCGGGTGAGAGTGAAGAAGAAAGCAAAACTGAAGAGGTGCCTTTTCTTGATACAAAGAGTACAGAGGTTTCAATTCCGTTACTAGGGGAAAAGATTGACCCAGAGTTAGTTGAAAGCTACATGGAAAAAGAGCTTGAAGAGGAACCCAAAACAAAGGATGAACCCATTGAATCTGAGATCAAAAGTTTTGAGGAGGTTTGGCCTAATTCTGCCAGTATTTTAAAAGCTGATAAAGTTTCATCCATTGGACAGGCTGTTTTAAAAGCTGATCAGGTTTTATCCATTGGGAAGCCCATTGAGACCACTGCAACCACATATTATAACATTTCGACAATCAGTACTTCATCTACTTCTTTACACTCAGGAGTGCCACCAGATGGCATCCAAGACAACTCATCTTATATGGATTCTCACAGTTCCCATATACAGCACATACCAACAACAAACCCTGCTAACATTCCACCTCCAATGTCTTTTCCTCCTCCTATTGGCCCTCCACCTGTTCTTGGTCCACCTCCCATCCAAGGCCCACCAATGACTGTTCCACCACCTATGCATCTCCCTCCTCCAATGTCAGGTCCACTGCCAATACAGATTCCCCCAATTCAAGGTCCACCTCCTCACCTTGGGGATAGTGATCATTCTCAGTATCAACCACCTGGATCGTATACGCCTTTCCAGAATCAATGGGGTAGCAGTTCTCAGTTTGATGCTGCTCCAAGAGGTCCACCACCTCCTAATTTTACACCAAGAGGACTACCTCTATTCCAGCCAATGGGTCAGAGAGGTCCCCCTCCTCAGATATTTGACAATTCCATGAATTCAATGCCCCCTCAGCATATTGGACCAAGAGGCCCACCTGCAGGGCCTCTACCACCTGGGCCCCCTCCCAGCTTTGATGCACAAAGGTTTAATGGGCCTCCACCACCTTTTAACTTCTCTGCACCCAGGGGTCCACCGCTACCATTTCCTGGTCCCCCTCCAAATCACTTTGATAATAGAGCACCACCACCATCCCACTTCCCTGGTCAGAGAGGTCCACCTCCACTTCATAACATTGGGGATCATGGCCCTCCATCTAATATGTCAAGAGGGCCTGGTGATCAATTTGAAGATGGTGGAAACTCTTATCATCAAGGATTAGAGAAGCCCCAGATACCTTCACAAGGGCCTCCTTTTAGGGGACCACCACCAAACCACTTTGATGGACGAAGGGGACCCCCTGGACCTTCAGGTGACATGTCGGGACAGCGATTTCCACCTCCAAACCAATTCCGTGGTTCACCTCAACATAGGGGATCATTTGAGGAATCACGGGGAACTTCACCTCAAGACTTTGAAAGGCACCGGGGACCATCAGTGCAGCAGTTTGGTGGCCCGAGAGGTCTACCACCAGGACATTATGATAAGGAACCTGTTAGTCAGCCAGCACGATTTAACTACAATGATGACAATCCAGGTGATGTTCGAGATGTTAGACCTGTTCGTGGACCTCTGCTTCCAACACCCCCTGAAGGTCCCATTCCAATACAGGGCCGTATAGGTGGACACAGCCCAGACACCCACCGTGATGACCACTGGAGACGGCACTCCCCTGAAATGAGGAGGCGAAGCTGTTCCTCCCGAGATAGTTCAGAGCCACATAACCGTTCAAGTAGATTTGATGGTGGTTTACGTGACAGAGATGCCTCCTCAAGGTTGTCTGAAGAGAGACAGCGGGATTTGTCTGAAGATAGGAGAAGAGACCGAGATAGAGAAGGTGGCCATGGTGGACGATCATGGGGCTGGAACAGGGAGCACGAGTATGACCGGGGCAGAGAAAGGGATCGTGAAAGAGATCGTGAAAGAGATCGGAGCAGGGAAAGAGATAGGGGCCGGGGCCGCAGCAAGGAAAGGGAGAGAGAACACAGTAGAGAGCGGGATCGCAGTAGAGGCAGAGAATCTGACCGATACAGAGATGGAGATGGAGACAAGAGGAGTGACCGGGATCGAGACAGAGACCGCGGCAGGGAGAGAGATCAAGACCGAAAAGACCATGACCGAGACAGAGCAaagaacagagacagagaaagagaccgTGACAGAGATCGAGACAACAGGGACAGGAGAAGAGAGCGCTCAAGGAGTCGTGAACGAGAACGTGGAAAAGATCGTGACAGAAGAGATCGTGATCGAGAACGTGACAAAGACAGAGgcaaggaaaaagaaagagacagacgGGACAGAAGCAGGAGCAAGGAAAAGAAAGATGACAAAAAAGAAAGATCTGACAGCTCAAGGGCAAAGTCTACAGAATCTGAAAACCCATCATGA